In Bdellovibrio sp. GT3, one genomic interval encodes:
- a CDS encoding tetratricopeptide repeat protein — protein sequence MQMLENQIVQKSSDNIQTGTSAETNQESAGRVYFDSVQALADFESETTIKSQEISDPRISKCLQNAEVLSKHGEYHLALNLLRQACNLNSKHPATLSMLSRNLEKIGKHDEALVALNAWNKVDYGFESLAFLAHALYRMGRDQQALEKYFEALSVLTEEDDQLFEVYKNIGNIYVRQGDFDGAEEYYNKAYTINTTSDVLLVNFGTLEVQRGDFDKSLYCFRKAVEINPDNDKAWVGLAMVHQQFGDTELAWANIEAALDINKKNRTAVHLAANWGLRDRQLHKAIEALQEYLSNVEQDEDMSLVLINLLCTAGQMDQAMLEIERVLLWNPDHTEVRNLKKKITPTVKAA from the coding sequence ATGCAGATGTTGGAAAATCAGATCGTTCAAAAGTCCAGTGATAATATTCAAACCGGCACTTCCGCGGAAACTAACCAGGAAAGTGCAGGCAGAGTCTATTTCGATTCTGTGCAAGCTCTTGCTGACTTTGAATCAGAAACCACAATTAAATCCCAGGAAATTTCAGATCCTCGTATATCCAAGTGTCTGCAAAATGCAGAGGTGCTGTCAAAGCACGGAGAATATCACTTGGCATTGAATCTGTTGCGTCAGGCATGCAACCTGAATTCGAAACATCCCGCAACTCTAAGTATGTTGTCCCGCAATCTTGAAAAGATCGGCAAACATGACGAGGCACTTGTTGCACTGAATGCCTGGAATAAAGTTGATTATGGGTTTGAGAGTCTGGCATTTCTGGCGCATGCCCTGTATCGCATGGGACGTGATCAACAGGCATTGGAAAAGTACTTCGAAGCTTTGTCAGTTTTGACTGAAGAAGATGATCAACTTTTCGAGGTCTATAAAAACATCGGTAATATTTACGTTCGCCAAGGTGATTTCGATGGTGCCGAAGAGTATTACAATAAAGCTTATACTATTAATACGACGTCGGACGTGTTGCTGGTGAATTTCGGCACACTTGAAGTTCAGCGCGGTGACTTTGATAAATCCCTGTACTGCTTCCGTAAAGCGGTGGAAATCAATCCTGACAACGATAAAGCGTGGGTTGGACTTGCAATGGTTCATCAACAATTCGGTGATACTGAGTTGGCCTGGGCGAACATTGAAGCTGCATTGGATATCAATAAGAAAAATCGTACTGCGGTTCATTTAGCCGCTAATTGGGGTCTGCGTGACCGCCAGCTGCATAAAGCTATCGAAGCTTTGCAGGAATACCTTTCGAATGTGGAACAGGATGAGGATATGTCCTTGGTTCTGATCAATTTGCTGTGCACAGCGGGACAAATGGATCAGGCGATGCTTGAAATTGAACGAGTGTTGCTGTGGAACCCCGATCACACCGAAGTTAGAAATCTTAAAAAGAAAATCACACCTACAGTAAAGGCAGCTTAA
- a CDS encoding glycosyltransferase family 9 protein has translation MKILVVSLLRLGDVIQQQPLLKALRNENPQAEIHLLLNRQFSQVENLLGDLVDKYFYFDRESLQKGLGEASYNILWSHHQLESLVEELNHENYQKVYNFTHNKLSAYLLGAIQSPVKLGLFHGEGRFQGLNSPWLRYFNERFSGTQPSLFHYVELLGNSFGLPVERTTTDTSGKSKKILFQCLTSNEKKNWSLKRFKELKETIESSLVDYKVQILCAPFEKEALLKHFSDSDLLVCDLNLAQSALRESCLLVTGDTSIKHLAAQSGVPIIELVMGSSDWTKTAAFSKNSEIITAQVACAPCSHSQACSQKSQICAEQISVEQVFAAVWDRLSKKSQQAGVTLRDVERVAWTMQLNEVATAEVIPYANAALRFTEEYSKDSVRRILASCRETQQRNESWMARLEKAFPTWSSLAGKSQLKSQDIGEFILVAQEIVKSKQDTAGYFQFVVDTLMARFSSTLQFHEKMQGALAEVRGLVQARGQFIHSLEIVLKEGAYYAAGIGQLSIDGFEEVGRSVSRDREDAAI, from the coding sequence ATGAAGATATTGGTCGTCTCTTTATTGCGTCTGGGGGACGTCATCCAGCAACAGCCTCTTTTGAAGGCTTTGCGTAATGAGAATCCTCAGGCAGAAATACATTTGTTGCTGAATCGCCAGTTCTCTCAGGTGGAGAACTTGTTGGGCGATTTGGTCGACAAGTACTTCTATTTCGATCGGGAATCCTTGCAAAAGGGTCTTGGAGAGGCGTCCTATAATATTTTGTGGTCACATCATCAGCTGGAGTCTTTGGTTGAGGAATTGAATCATGAAAATTATCAAAAAGTTTATAATTTTACCCATAACAAGTTGAGCGCCTATTTGCTGGGTGCAATTCAGTCACCAGTGAAGCTGGGGCTGTTTCATGGTGAAGGACGCTTTCAGGGGTTGAATAGTCCATGGTTGCGTTACTTCAATGAGCGATTTTCAGGTACCCAGCCTTCATTGTTTCACTATGTGGAATTGTTGGGGAACTCCTTCGGTCTGCCGGTGGAGAGAACAACAACTGACACTTCTGGAAAAAGCAAAAAGATCCTGTTTCAGTGTCTGACCAGTAACGAAAAGAAGAATTGGTCTTTGAAGCGCTTTAAGGAACTCAAAGAGACAATCGAAAGCTCATTGGTTGACTATAAGGTGCAGATCCTTTGCGCTCCATTTGAAAAAGAAGCATTGCTGAAACACTTTTCAGATTCAGATTTGCTGGTATGTGATCTTAATTTGGCGCAGTCCGCTTTACGCGAGAGCTGTCTTTTGGTTACTGGCGATACCAGTATTAAACATCTTGCAGCTCAGAGTGGTGTTCCGATCATTGAATTGGTTATGGGCAGCAGCGATTGGACCAAGACCGCTGCTTTTTCAAAGAATTCCGAAATTATCACGGCGCAAGTGGCTTGTGCGCCTTGCTCTCACTCTCAAGCTTGTTCGCAAAAATCACAGATTTGTGCCGAGCAAATTTCAGTGGAGCAGGTCTTTGCAGCAGTTTGGGACCGTCTAAGTAAGAAATCTCAGCAAGCAGGCGTCACTTTGCGTGATGTTGAGAGAGTAGCATGGACAATGCAGCTGAATGAGGTGGCGACTGCGGAAGTGATTCCATACGCCAATGCTGCATTAAGATTTACGGAGGAATACTCCAAAGATTCTGTTCGCCGTATTCTGGCGTCTTGCCGGGAAACACAACAACGGAATGAATCCTGGATGGCCCGTCTGGAAAAGGCATTTCCAACCTGGAGTTCCCTGGCTGGAAAGTCGCAACTGAAAAGTCAGGATATCGGGGAGTTTATTCTGGTAGCCCAGGAAATTGTAAAATCAAAACAAGACACGGCTGGGTACTTCCAGTTCGTTGTGGACACTCTTATGGCCCGTTTTTCGAGCACGTTGCAATTTCATGAAAAAATGCAGGGTGCGCTTGCAGAGGTCCGTGGACTTGTACAAGCACGAGGTCAGTTCATTCATTCATTAGAAATAGTTCTCAAGGAAGGGGCCTATTATGCAGCAGGAATTGGACAATTATCTATCGACGGCTTTGAAGAAGTTGGAAGAAGCGTATCGCGAGATCGTGAAGACGCAGCCATATAA
- a CDS encoding glycosyltransferase family 9 protein, giving the protein MKILILQLARLGDIYISWPAIRAVRRMYPDAEIHFLTRPRFEGAVEGLTAIDRHLTLPSGHILEPLVQENANTEESLNRMEEFVETVRAENYDQIINLTFSPFSSYLTHALTMPHTSVLGYTRFRDGFFCAADEVSSYFYAQVGVNKPNRVHIADIFASMIGTEYVEQDWEAPQLPDVKIDLPNLFLTVHVGASEAHKALNAEAWGRALDYFSRRYQGMPIVLIGAPNEIEIAGEIVQKAPNANIVNLVGRTKMHELFAVLKRSELLIGCDSAPIHMASLTDTPTLNISVGNVNFWETGPKATLGLIYRIEEGQDIVPERIGEIVAQLLEGSADPELIMRTPGLASYSKVESDQQEFRWKLVQAIYLGGEFPVADRIEIIEGSMKLDEINDFMMSQFALIPEKGVDAIAPFIDGGEDVIKSISRIVPELRPMIDWYHAEKIRVAPGTQEEIIAATLSVHERFKRHLRVYVPQDEKITTVEAEDGTL; this is encoded by the coding sequence ATGAAAATTCTAATTCTGCAACTCGCTAGACTTGGCGATATCTATATTTCTTGGCCTGCGATTCGTGCGGTTCGCCGTATGTATCCCGATGCAGAGATTCACTTCCTGACGCGTCCTCGTTTTGAGGGGGCTGTTGAAGGTTTGACTGCCATTGATCGCCATCTGACTTTGCCAAGTGGTCATATTCTTGAACCCTTGGTGCAGGAAAATGCAAATACTGAAGAATCCCTGAATCGCATGGAAGAGTTTGTTGAGACCGTGCGGGCCGAAAACTATGATCAGATCATCAATCTGACATTTTCCCCGTTTTCGAGCTATTTGACCCATGCTTTGACGATGCCACATACGTCAGTATTGGGATACACACGCTTCAGAGACGGATTCTTCTGCGCAGCCGATGAGGTCAGTTCTTACTTTTATGCTCAAGTGGGCGTGAACAAGCCAAACCGTGTGCACATTGCCGATATCTTCGCTTCGATGATTGGTACTGAGTATGTGGAGCAGGATTGGGAAGCGCCACAATTGCCAGATGTGAAGATCGATCTTCCAAATTTGTTTTTGACAGTCCACGTGGGAGCAAGTGAAGCGCACAAAGCATTGAATGCTGAAGCGTGGGGACGTGCGCTGGATTATTTCAGTCGTCGCTATCAAGGTATGCCCATTGTTTTGATCGGCGCACCAAATGAGATCGAGATTGCCGGTGAAATTGTTCAGAAGGCACCAAACGCCAACATCGTAAATCTTGTTGGTCGTACGAAAATGCACGAGTTGTTTGCAGTGCTGAAGCGCTCTGAGTTGTTGATTGGCTGTGACAGTGCACCTATTCACATGGCTTCGTTGACCGATACCCCAACTCTGAATATCAGCGTTGGAAATGTAAACTTCTGGGAGACGGGTCCCAAGGCAACATTGGGTCTTATTTACCGAATTGAAGAAGGTCAGGATATCGTGCCTGAACGCATCGGGGAAATAGTTGCGCAGCTTCTGGAAGGCAGCGCGGATCCGGAGCTTATCATGCGTACGCCGGGCCTTGCGAGTTATTCCAAAGTTGAATCGGATCAACAGGAATTCCGCTGGAAGCTGGTTCAGGCGATTTATCTGGGCGGTGAATTCCCAGTGGCTGATCGTATTGAAATTATTGAAGGTTCGATGAAACTGGATGAAATCAATGACTTCATGATGAGCCAATTTGCCTTGATTCCGGAAAAGGGTGTGGATGCCATTGCGCCGTTTATTGACGGTGGCGAAGATGTGATCAAATCAATTAGCCGAATTGTTCCTGAATTGCGTCCTATGATTGATTGGTATCATGCGGAGAAGATCCGCGTGGCACCAGGCACGCAAGAGGAAATTATTGCAGCAACTTTGAGTGTTCATGAGCGTTTTAAACGCCATCTTCGTGTTTATGTTCCTCAGGATGAAAAAATCACGACAGTGGAGGCTGAAGATGGAACGCTTTAA